A DNA window from Kineococcus endophyticus contains the following coding sequences:
- a CDS encoding flagellar motor switch protein FliM has product MAAETPSTAERTGTRRSRRRGVPVPYDFRRPTKLSRQHARVLEITYEGFCRQWATLLSSTLRTTVQVELDGIQQYSYDEYAASLPMPTVMAVFDPEPLVGAAVLHMDIAFVLSCIERMLGGTGANEQPARQLTDIEAVLARGMVERTLVELASSLLTVTDLKPKLTAIDQNPAFAQAAAATDVMIVSSFHLQVEGASGTATLAMPLDPLSAALTAAELRVASPEELRLRRLMRDRLDDHLENIPVEVSVRMQAAQMRPDEILSLIPGDVLRLPHRAEEPLEVVASGAHVASAVAGSRGAKLACLIVPTPEENAR; this is encoded by the coding sequence GTGGCAGCCGAGACCCCCAGCACCGCAGAGCGGACCGGCACCCGTCGCTCCCGGCGACGCGGTGTCCCCGTCCCGTACGACTTCCGACGGCCGACCAAGCTGTCGCGTCAGCACGCCCGCGTGCTCGAGATCACCTACGAGGGCTTCTGCCGTCAGTGGGCGACACTGCTGTCCTCCACCCTGCGCACCACCGTGCAGGTCGAGCTCGACGGCATCCAGCAGTACAGCTACGACGAGTACGCCGCGTCGCTGCCGATGCCGACCGTGATGGCCGTCTTCGACCCCGAGCCGCTGGTCGGCGCGGCGGTGCTGCACATGGACATCGCCTTCGTGCTGTCGTGCATCGAGCGGATGCTCGGCGGCACCGGCGCGAACGAGCAGCCGGCGCGCCAGCTCACCGACATCGAGGCCGTCCTGGCCCGCGGCATGGTCGAGCGCACGCTGGTCGAGCTGGCGTCCTCGCTGCTGACGGTGACCGACCTGAAGCCGAAGCTGACGGCGATCGACCAGAACCCCGCCTTCGCCCAGGCCGCCGCCGCCACCGACGTCATGATCGTCTCCTCGTTCCACCTGCAGGTCGAGGGCGCCTCGGGCACCGCGACCCTGGCCATGCCGCTGGACCCGCTGTCCGCGGCCCTCACCGCGGCCGAGCTGCGGGTCGCCAGCCCCGAGGAGCTGCGGCTGCGGCGCCTCATGCGCGACCGCCTCGACGACCACCTGGAGAACATCCCGGTGGAGGTGTCGGTGCGGATGCAGGCGGCGCAGATGCGCCCCGACGAGATCCTCTCGCTCATCCCCGGCGACGTGCTGCGCCTGCCGCACCGCGCCGAGGAGCCCCTGGAGGTGGTGGCCTCCGGGGCCCACGTCGCCTCCGCCGTGGCCGGTAGCCGCGGAGCCAAACTCGCCTGCCTGATCGTCCCGACCCCCGAGGAGAACGCCCGATGA
- a CDS encoding flagellar hook capping FlgD N-terminal domain-containing protein, whose translation MTIDAASGANPYAGLIANSDLLTQTTAAKNAGKTDTSAVAQQKTKDDKDMFLKLLVAQLRYQDPSKPADTTQFMAQTAQFSALEAMQDVAKQSTTMVAAQNKLQASALVGQTVSYTGEDGTTKTGEVRSVSFVQGSAGGTNGEPVLNVDGVSVVLSKIAGVNAAGTAAGTTTTAGTTATTPASSTSGTPAAGSTTNPTTGSTQSA comes from the coding sequence ATGACCATCGACGCGGCCAGCGGGGCGAACCCGTACGCCGGCCTGATCGCCAACTCCGACCTGCTCACGCAGACCACCGCGGCGAAGAACGCCGGCAAGACGGACACCTCCGCGGTGGCGCAGCAGAAGACCAAGGACGACAAGGACATGTTCCTCAAGCTCCTGGTCGCCCAGCTGCGCTACCAGGACCCGTCCAAGCCGGCCGACACGACGCAGTTCATGGCGCAGACCGCGCAGTTCTCCGCGCTGGAGGCCATGCAGGACGTCGCCAAGCAGTCGACGACGATGGTCGCGGCGCAGAACAAGCTGCAGGCCAGCGCCCTCGTCGGCCAGACGGTGTCCTACACCGGCGAGGACGGGACCACGAAGACCGGCGAGGTCCGGTCGGTGTCGTTCGTCCAGGGGTCGGCCGGTGGCACGAACGGCGAGCCGGTCCTGAACGTCGACGGCGTCAGCGTCGTCCTCTCCAAGATCGCCGGCGTCAACGCCGCGGGCACGGCGGCGGGCACCACCACCACCGCCGGCACCACGGCTACGACTCCCGCCTCGAGCACCTCGGGCACCCCTGCCGCGGGCTCCACCACGAACCCCACCACGGGTTCGACGCAGTCCGCCTGA
- a CDS encoding flagellar FlbD family protein: MILVTRLNGSVFAVNPDLIQRVDSTPDTVITLVDGAKFVVTEPLTELVERVMAFRARVVATAHSLEETGTAHVLELPTHTGQNDQTSDHPSGADGDLPAPVPLHRRRP; the protein is encoded by the coding sequence GTGATCCTCGTGACTCGCCTCAACGGGTCGGTGTTCGCTGTGAACCCCGATCTGATCCAGCGCGTCGACTCGACCCCCGACACGGTCATCACCCTGGTCGACGGTGCGAAGTTCGTCGTCACCGAGCCCCTGACCGAGCTCGTCGAGCGCGTGATGGCCTTCCGCGCGCGGGTCGTCGCGACCGCGCACTCCCTGGAGGAGACGGGGACGGCGCACGTCCTCGAGCTGCCGACCCACACGGGCCAGAACGACCAGACCAGTGACCACCCCAGCGGTGCGGACGGCGACCTGCCGGCCCCGGTCCCGCTGCACCGCAGGAGGCCGTGA
- a CDS encoding flagellar basal body-associated FliL family protein: protein MAKKDKGDGEAKPGGAKKLIVIGAAAAVLLAGGTGAGVFMMTKGDKASAAEATPTPTLTPGTVTALDPISVNLADGHYLKIGVALQGVAAAGGEGHGSKDTLDGSKAYDIIINQYSNLSMTDLENSEQRNTFKDELQKKVIEAYTTEVEGEKTPGVMGIYLTSFVMQ, encoded by the coding sequence GTGGCCAAGAAGGACAAGGGCGACGGCGAGGCCAAGCCCGGCGGCGCGAAGAAGCTCATCGTCATCGGTGCGGCCGCGGCCGTCCTGCTCGCCGGCGGCACCGGTGCCGGCGTGTTCATGATGACCAAGGGCGACAAGGCCTCGGCGGCGGAGGCGACGCCCACGCCGACCCTGACGCCCGGGACGGTCACCGCGCTGGACCCCATCAGCGTCAACCTCGCCGACGGGCACTACCTCAAGATCGGCGTCGCCCTGCAGGGCGTCGCGGCCGCCGGCGGCGAGGGCCACGGCAGCAAGGACACCCTCGACGGGTCCAAGGCGTACGACATCATCATCAACCAGTACTCCAACCTGTCGATGACCGACCTGGAGAACTCCGAGCAGCGCAACACGTTCAAGGACGAGCTGCAGAAGAAGGTCATCGAGGCCTACACGACCGAGGTCGAGGGGGAGAAGACGCCGGGGGTCATGGGCATCTACCTGACCTCCTTCGTCATGCAGTGA
- a CDS encoding motility protein A: MDFATIGGLIIAAAAILWTQNHEGGSPTDILLPGPLVLVFIGSLGVGLMGGTLKDGIASLKALQKAFLGKPKNSGETVAVIVKMAERARREGLLALEDAIKEVDDEFLRDGLQTAIDGTDPDELYEILSAQIQAKKANDKQVAKFWGDLGGYAPSVGIVGTVISLTVVLQNLSDAGSLGPMIASAFVATLWGVASANVFFLPVQTRLNRLSGLETAQMELVVEGILAIQAGSNPRSVAKKLESLLPPGTAVPDKKAA; this comes from the coding sequence ATGGACTTCGCAACCATCGGCGGTCTGATCATCGCCGCGGCCGCCATCCTCTGGACGCAGAACCACGAGGGCGGTAGCCCCACCGACATCCTGCTGCCCGGTCCGCTCGTCCTGGTCTTCATCGGCTCGCTCGGCGTCGGCCTCATGGGTGGCACCCTCAAGGACGGCATCGCCTCCCTGAAGGCCCTGCAGAAGGCCTTCCTGGGCAAGCCGAAGAACTCCGGCGAGACCGTCGCCGTCATCGTCAAGATGGCCGAGCGCGCACGCCGCGAGGGCCTGCTGGCCCTCGAGGACGCCATCAAGGAGGTCGACGACGAGTTCCTGCGCGACGGCCTGCAGACCGCCATCGACGGCACCGACCCCGACGAGCTCTACGAGATCCTCTCGGCGCAGATCCAGGCCAAGAAGGCCAACGACAAGCAGGTCGCCAAGTTCTGGGGCGACCTGGGCGGTTACGCCCCCTCGGTCGGCATCGTCGGGACGGTCATCTCCCTCACCGTCGTGCTGCAGAACCTGTCCGACGCCGGGTCGCTCGGCCCGATGATCGCCTCGGCGTTCGTCGCGACCCTGTGGGGTGTGGCCAGCGCCAACGTCTTCTTCCTGCCCGTGCAGACCCGCCTGAACCGCCTCTCCGGTCTGGAGACCGCGCAGATGGAGCTGGTCGTCGAGGGCATCCTCGCGATCCAGGCCGGCTCCAACCCGCGCTCGGTGGCGAAGAAGCTCGAGAGCCTGCTGCCCCCGGGCACCGCGGTTCCGGACAAGAAGGCGGCCTGA
- a CDS encoding OmpA/MotB family protein, giving the protein MSAAHKRRHKHEEHEEHVNHERWLVSYADMLTVLMALFIVLFALSQIDQLKFAQFKDGLTKGTANSNQAVSGSAGVLEAVNGDMPIDISPNSTGQPLQQSISSEDRKVLQRAQTQQQQQDLNAAKEEVSDYRAIAKQLNDALTAKDDQDQVTYRITSDGLVVGLVADNVFFANASADVETKGREVLDTIAPILAQLPNDIAVQGHTNSLPLSGSSRYRDNWDLSAARAMTVVQRFAAAGMASNRLSGTGYADSRPLYPDTDDRATTGNRRVDLVVASPSSDAVKALLPEVAQQTATGDGPKELTGTTDTVPTGPATSGETAADISAGIKPDLSAPVAAG; this is encoded by the coding sequence ATGTCCGCAGCGCACAAGCGGCGTCACAAGCACGAGGAGCACGAGGAGCACGTCAACCACGAACGGTGGCTGGTCTCCTACGCCGACATGCTGACGGTGCTCATGGCGCTGTTCATCGTCCTGTTCGCCCTCAGCCAGATCGACCAGCTGAAGTTCGCGCAGTTCAAGGACGGCCTGACCAAGGGCACGGCCAACTCCAACCAGGCCGTCTCCGGCAGCGCCGGCGTCCTGGAGGCCGTGAACGGCGACATGCCGATCGACATCAGCCCGAACTCCACGGGACAGCCGCTGCAGCAGAGCATCTCCAGTGAGGACCGCAAGGTCCTGCAGCGCGCGCAGACGCAGCAGCAGCAGCAGGACCTCAACGCCGCCAAGGAGGAGGTCTCGGACTACCGCGCCATCGCCAAGCAGCTGAACGACGCGCTCACGGCCAAGGACGACCAGGACCAGGTCACCTACCGGATCACCTCCGACGGGCTCGTCGTGGGCCTGGTGGCGGACAACGTGTTCTTCGCCAACGCCAGCGCGGACGTGGAGACCAAGGGCCGCGAGGTCCTGGACACCATCGCCCCGATCCTGGCCCAGCTGCCCAACGACATCGCGGTGCAGGGCCACACGAACTCCCTGCCCCTGTCCGGCAGCAGCCGCTACCGGGACAACTGGGACCTGTCCGCGGCCCGCGCCATGACCGTGGTGCAGCGCTTCGCCGCGGCCGGCATGGCCTCGAACCGGCTGTCCGGCACCGGGTACGCCGACTCCCGTCCGCTCTACCCGGACACCGACGACCGCGCCACCACCGGCAACCGCCGCGTGGACCTGGTCGTGGCCTCCCCGAGCTCGGACGCCGTGAAGGCCCTGCTGCCGGAGGTCGCGCAGCAGACCGCCACCGGTGACGGCCCGAAGGAACTGACGGGCACGACCGACACCGTGCCGACGGGCCCCGCCACCAGCGGGGAGACCGCGGCCGACATCTCCGCCGGCATCAAGCCGGACCTGTCCGCGCCCGTCGCGGCGGGCTGA
- the mprF gene encoding bifunctional lysylphosphatidylglycerol flippase/synthetase MprF, with amino-acid sequence MSSPTTHAPAVPAPRSARPDDAPAPARGRSRRRRVLGALAVLVLLGVAVVMLHGTFGRLSGAEFGAALRGLGPGALLPAVALTALSLLLMTGYDALALRHVGQRLEYRRYGLAAFAATALGNGLGASAVVGAAVRARLYTRWGVPGGDVARVVALNLVTLVLGAAVLAGGGALAAPHAVAAALGVPVPAVLAVAGVLVGLVVAHLAFAAAGPREVRIGRLVLHRPTLPLACGQVVLSTVEWLAMASVLYVLLPAAGRPAFLPFAVAFATATVAGLLSSAPGGVGVFETSLLLLTGPIGSPAQVAAALVVYRVCYFLLPVLPAAVLLALHEARRGRWLQVLRPRRAVRAVRAPLAPPALALAVAAAGVATLVAGDVAGAVPAGLSRATTGLVGLAAVLLAAGLHRRLRGAWAATVVSSAAVAVSALSHGEQVCAAAATALLVALVLRRAAFHRGRFLPAGAGTALLVPVAATVLVAGAVTWHEALAGETAPTPWWDRLLLVAGAVGMLLGGRWLARTVTAGPRRAPDAGPCPVELARVDDLVARFGSCLSHLAFTGDKRFHFSPTGAAFLMYQVRGRSWVVMGDPVGEDEQVRDLVADFVALVDRHGGRPVFYNVTPDHAQLYRACGLTLAKLGEEAVVDLDGFTLAGKARVGLRNCRNKSQRIGLSVEFVAAADVDPLLPQLREVSQAWLTHRNGREKRFSLGAFDEDYVRRFPLAVVRQDGRITAFATLWTSADGRDVQVDLMRRLPDGPRTVMTYLFVECILWAQEQGCATFNLGMAPLAGLQGEQGPESVWDLLGHLVWTHGERFYNFQGLRTFKQGFAPRWQPCYVASPGGPALTSAMVDVVTLVGGGVRGVLRG; translated from the coding sequence GTGAGTTCCCCCACGACCCACGCCCCCGCCGTGCCCGCGCCCCGGTCGGCCCGCCCCGACGACGCGCCGGCACCCGCCCGTGGCCGCAGCCGCCGCCGGCGCGTGCTCGGGGCGCTGGCCGTCCTGGTGCTGCTGGGCGTGGCCGTCGTCATGCTCCACGGCACGTTCGGCCGCCTGTCCGGCGCCGAGTTCGGTGCCGCGCTGCGCGGTCTCGGACCGGGGGCGCTGCTGCCCGCGGTGGCCCTGACGGCGCTGTCGCTGCTGCTCATGACGGGGTACGACGCCCTGGCCCTGCGGCACGTCGGTCAGCGGTTGGAGTACCGCCGGTACGGTCTGGCCGCCTTCGCCGCGACGGCGCTGGGCAACGGCCTGGGAGCCTCCGCCGTCGTGGGCGCGGCCGTTCGGGCCCGCCTCTACACGCGCTGGGGCGTGCCGGGTGGGGACGTCGCCCGCGTCGTGGCCCTCAACCTCGTCACCCTCGTCCTGGGCGCCGCCGTGCTGGCCGGCGGGGGCGCGCTCGCCGCACCGCACGCCGTCGCCGCCGCGCTGGGCGTCCCCGTCCCCGCCGTGCTCGCCGTGGCCGGGGTGCTCGTCGGCCTCGTCGTGGCGCACCTGGCCTTCGCCGCCGCCGGACCGCGCGAGGTCCGCATCGGCCGCCTCGTCCTGCACCGCCCGACGCTGCCGCTGGCGTGCGGGCAGGTCGTGCTGTCGACGGTGGAGTGGCTGGCGATGGCCTCGGTCCTGTACGTCCTGCTGCCCGCGGCGGGCCGACCGGCGTTCCTGCCCTTCGCCGTCGCCTTCGCCACCGCCACCGTCGCGGGTCTGCTGAGCAGCGCGCCCGGCGGCGTCGGCGTCTTCGAGACCTCGCTGCTGCTGCTCACCGGGCCGATCGGGTCCCCGGCGCAGGTCGCGGCCGCGCTCGTGGTGTACCGCGTCTGCTACTTCCTGCTGCCGGTGCTGCCGGCAGCCGTCCTGCTCGCGCTGCACGAGGCGCGCCGCGGCCGCTGGCTGCAGGTGCTGCGACCGCGCCGGGCCGTCCGCGCGGTGCGCGCCCCGCTGGCCCCGCCCGCCCTGGCCCTGGCGGTCGCCGCCGCCGGGGTGGCCACCCTCGTCGCCGGCGACGTGGCCGGCGCGGTGCCGGCGGGCCTGTCGCGGGCGACGACGGGGCTCGTGGGCCTGGCCGCCGTCCTCCTCGCCGCCGGGCTGCACCGCCGCCTGCGCGGGGCCTGGGCGGCCACCGTCGTCTCGTCCGCCGCCGTCGCGGTGTCCGCGCTCAGCCACGGCGAGCAGGTGTGCGCCGCCGCGGCCACGGCCCTGCTCGTCGCGCTCGTGCTGCGCCGGGCGGCCTTCCACCGCGGCCGGTTCCTGCCCGCCGGGGCCGGCACCGCCCTCCTGGTCCCGGTCGCCGCCACCGTCCTGGTCGCGGGGGCGGTGACCTGGCACGAGGCGCTGGCCGGGGAGACCGCCCCGACCCCGTGGTGGGACCGCCTGCTGCTCGTGGCCGGCGCCGTCGGGATGCTGCTCGGCGGCCGCTGGCTGGCGCGCACCGTCACCGCCGGCCCGCGCCGGGCCCCCGACGCCGGGCCGTGCCCGGTGGAGCTCGCCCGCGTCGACGACCTCGTCGCCCGCTTCGGCAGCTGCCTGTCGCACCTGGCGTTCACCGGCGACAAGCGCTTCCACTTCAGCCCCACCGGTGCCGCCTTCCTCATGTACCAGGTGCGCGGGCGCAGCTGGGTCGTCATGGGCGACCCCGTCGGTGAGGACGAGCAGGTGCGCGACCTCGTCGCCGACTTCGTCGCGCTCGTCGACCGCCACGGCGGGCGGCCGGTCTTCTACAACGTCACCCCCGACCACGCGCAGCTGTACCGGGCGTGCGGGCTGACGCTGGCCAAGCTGGGGGAGGAGGCCGTCGTCGACCTCGACGGCTTCACCCTCGCCGGCAAGGCGCGCGTCGGACTGCGCAACTGCCGCAACAAGTCCCAGCGCATCGGCCTGAGCGTCGAGTTCGTCGCCGCCGCCGACGTCGACCCGCTGCTGCCGCAGCTGCGGGAGGTGTCGCAGGCGTGGCTGACGCACCGCAACGGCCGCGAGAAGCGGTTCTCCCTCGGCGCGTTCGACGAGGACTACGTGCGCCGCTTCCCCCTCGCCGTCGTCCGCCAGGACGGGCGCATCACCGCCTTCGCGACGCTGTGGACCAGCGCCGACGGCCGCGACGTCCAGGTCGACCTCATGCGCCGCCTGCCCGACGGCCCCCGCACCGTCATGACGTACCTGTTCGTGGAGTGCATCCTGTGGGCCCAGGAGCAGGGGTGCGCCACCTTCAACCTCGGCATGGCGCCGCTGGCCGGGCTGCAGGGGGAGCAGGGCCCGGAGTCGGTGTGGGACCTGCTCGGGCACCTCGTCTGGACCCACGGCGAGCGGTTCTACAACTTCCAGGGCCTGCGGACCTTCAAGCAGGGCTTCGCGCCGCGCTGGCAGCCCTGCTACGTCGCCTCGCCCGGGGGCCCGGCCCTGACCAGCGCCATGGTCGACGTCGTCACCCTCGTCGGCGGCGGCGTCCGCGGGGTCCTGCGCGGCTGA
- a CDS encoding FliO/MopB family protein yields MDAVAAIARTSISLVAVLGLLYLISRWLRRRQGGVAGGADFAVLAKQSLGAKAAVALVKVGDKALVVGISDGGVNLLGETDVASVLPVTEGEVTQPGGSLKEPAGRVEEVDITTSATTSATDEADLLSGTDAVAAHSRTEPVTGERYLRKAGETIAVKAPARHTATGVQGSALSPATWSKAVDVLRERTTRR; encoded by the coding sequence ATGGACGCCGTCGCCGCGATCGCGCGCACGAGCATCTCGCTCGTGGCGGTCCTCGGACTGCTCTACCTGATCTCCCGCTGGCTGCGCCGCCGTCAGGGCGGCGTGGCCGGCGGGGCGGACTTCGCCGTCCTGGCCAAGCAGAGCCTGGGTGCGAAGGCCGCCGTCGCGCTGGTCAAGGTCGGCGACAAGGCCCTCGTCGTCGGGATCTCCGACGGCGGGGTCAACCTCCTCGGCGAGACCGACGTCGCGTCGGTGCTGCCGGTCACCGAGGGTGAGGTCACTCAGCCGGGCGGGTCCCTCAAGGAACCGGCCGGACGTGTCGAGGAGGTGGACATCACCACCTCCGCCACTACTTCCGCCACGGACGAGGCGGACCTGCTCAGCGGCACGGACGCCGTCGCGGCGCACTCCCGGACCGAACCGGTGACGGGCGAGCGCTACCTCCGCAAGGCCGGCGAGACGATCGCCGTGAAGGCCCCGGCCCGTCACACCGCCACCGGTGTGCAGGGTTCGGCGCTCTCCCCGGCCACCTGGTCCAAGGCAGTCGACGTGCTGCGTGAGAGGACGACCCGCAGGTGA
- a CDS encoding flagellar hook protein FlgE has translation MFSGVSGLRSHQTMMDVVGNNIANVNTAGFKSSGVVFADTLSQLTKAAGAPTDANGGTNPSQVGLGVRVQAITQNMSQGSAQATGKSTDLMLQGDGMFAVQQGDGVFYTRNGSFTLDAQGSIVTNDGAYVMGWKPDGNGNVNTNGQISKLVIPSDTVMPAQETKTAKVTGNLDRTFSAGTGAQKVTTSFTAYDEQGVATQVYVRFTNTSTSTTPSNVWNVAYSTTGTDDASFQTLAGVTLDYSSWTDTDGTVYKDGQKAKVTGTLAVPFGTGNSAAVNVDGLSGYVGTSGKSSIQTAQNGAPIGTLTSYSFGTDGVITGSYSNGYKQTLGQVAIASFNNAAGLRKEGNSLYSVSTNSGNPVYGIAGQAGRGGLLAGSLEMSNVDLSAEFTNLILAQRGFQANSKVITASDEILQDLVNLKR, from the coding sequence ATGTTCTCCGGTGTCAGCGGTCTCCGTTCGCACCAGACGATGATGGACGTCGTCGGCAACAACATCGCCAACGTCAACACCGCCGGCTTCAAGAGCTCCGGCGTCGTCTTCGCCGACACGCTCTCGCAGCTCACCAAGGCCGCCGGCGCCCCCACCGACGCCAACGGCGGGACGAACCCCTCCCAGGTCGGCCTCGGTGTCCGCGTCCAGGCCATCACGCAGAACATGTCGCAGGGTTCCGCGCAGGCCACGGGCAAGTCCACCGACCTGATGCTGCAGGGCGACGGGATGTTCGCCGTCCAGCAGGGCGACGGCGTGTTCTACACCCGAAACGGGTCCTTCACGCTTGACGCTCAGGGATCGATCGTGACCAACGACGGTGCGTACGTCATGGGCTGGAAGCCGGATGGGAACGGCAATGTCAACACCAACGGCCAGATCTCCAAGCTGGTCATTCCCTCCGACACCGTCATGCCGGCGCAGGAGACGAAGACCGCCAAGGTGACGGGGAACCTTGACCGCACGTTCAGTGCGGGTACTGGTGCGCAGAAGGTGACGACTTCCTTCACTGCGTACGACGAGCAGGGTGTCGCGACCCAGGTCTACGTGCGGTTCACCAACACGTCGACGTCCACCACGCCGAGCAACGTGTGGAACGTCGCATATTCCACCACTGGCACCGATGATGCGAGCTTCCAGACGTTGGCCGGTGTGACGTTGGACTACAGCAGCTGGACCGACACCGACGGCACCGTCTACAAGGACGGCCAGAAGGCCAAGGTCACGGGCACGCTGGCGGTTCCTTTCGGCACGGGCAACAGCGCCGCTGTCAACGTCGATGGTCTGTCCGGGTACGTGGGCACCAGTGGCAAGAGCAGCATTCAGACTGCTCAGAACGGTGCCCCCATCGGCACCCTGACGAGCTACTCCTTCGGCACGGACGGCGTCATCACCGGTTCGTACTCCAACGGGTACAAGCAGACACTGGGCCAGGTCGCGATCGCGTCCTTCAACAATGCTGCCGGGCTCCGCAAGGAGGGCAACTCCCTCTACAGCGTGTCGACGAACTCGGGGAACCCCGTCTACGGCATCGCCGGCCAGGCCGGCCGTGGTGGCCTCCTCGCCGGCTCGCTGGAGATGTCGAACGTCGACCTCTCCGCCGAGTTCACCAACCTGATCCTCGCCCAGCGCGGCTTCCAGGCGAACTCGAAGGTCATCACGGCCTCCGACGAGATCCTGCAGGACCTGGTCAACCTCAAGCGCTGA
- the fliN gene encoding flagellar motor switch protein FliN, with amino-acid sequence MSAMTTTDLTATLREAAQAALAVLPLSAPGTITDIVPVAAAPDLGDEGTAVSANFAGAANGRVTVVVGEETLGTLLMSPEGALDPVDALRPALETVVHSLGQCVLEAGVEGDPAQALRQLDGGAVAVVGAGGETLALIGLTLTAQQDVPAPTATATASAAAAGGPRRTMDLLRDVQMDVTVELGRTHMTVQDLLALTPGSVVELDRAAGSPADILVNGQLIARGEVVVVDEDYAIRITEIVTPEAGA; translated from the coding sequence ATGAGCGCCATGACCACCACCGACCTGACCGCGACCCTGCGTGAGGCCGCCCAGGCTGCGCTCGCCGTCCTCCCGCTGTCCGCTCCCGGCACGATCACCGACATCGTTCCGGTCGCGGCCGCCCCCGACCTCGGCGACGAGGGCACCGCGGTCTCGGCGAACTTCGCCGGCGCCGCCAACGGCCGCGTCACCGTCGTCGTGGGGGAGGAGACGCTCGGCACGCTCCTCATGAGCCCCGAGGGCGCCCTCGACCCGGTCGACGCCCTGCGCCCGGCGCTGGAGACCGTCGTGCACTCCCTGGGCCAGTGCGTCCTGGAGGCCGGCGTGGAGGGCGACCCCGCCCAGGCGCTGCGCCAGCTCGACGGCGGCGCCGTCGCGGTCGTCGGCGCGGGCGGGGAGACCCTGGCCCTCATCGGCCTGACCCTCACCGCCCAGCAGGACGTCCCGGCCCCCACCGCGACCGCGACCGCCTCGGCCGCGGCCGCCGGCGGCCCCCGCCGCACGATGGACCTGCTGCGCGACGTGCAGATGGACGTCACCGTCGAGCTCGGCCGCACCCACATGACGGTGCAGGACCTGCTGGCCCTGACGCCGGGCTCGGTCGTGGAGCTGGACCGCGCGGCCGGCTCGCCCGCCGACATCCTCGTCAACGGCCAGCTCATCGCCCGCGGTGAGGTCGTCGTCGTGGACGAGGACTACGCCATCCGCATCACCGAGATCGTCACCCCGGAGGCCGGCGCCTGA